A single window of Nicotiana sylvestris chromosome 5, ASM39365v2, whole genome shotgun sequence DNA harbors:
- the LOC138868987 gene encoding uncharacterized protein has product MSYFSDRDQEFPGSDDCEASFQKLKTSLTTIPVLVSPSSLGMYTEGQVITYASCQLKIHEKNYPVHDLELAAIVHALKIWRHYLYGIKAQQFDDPHLVVLREAVLQGSAKEVSIGEDGVLRLQGRLCVPNSHGLRERILEEAHSLRYSIHPGATKMYRDLRKHYWWRRIKMDILGLTKSAHFIPIVTTYTPEILAQIYIREIVRLHGVPVSIVSDRGPQFTSHF; this is encoded by the exons ATGTCCTACTTCAGTGatcgagatcaggagtttcctggg tccgatgattgtgaggcaagctttcagaagctcaagacatctttgactacGATACCAGTTCTTGTTTCGCCTTCCAGTttagggatgtatacg gaagggcaagttattacttatgcttcaTGTCagctgaagatccatgagaagaattatcctgtgcacgatttggagttggccgcgattgttcatgctcttaagatatggaggcattatctgtatggg atcaaggcccagcagttcgatgatccacatttggtggTTCTCAGAGAGGCAGTGCTtcagggtagtgccaaggaggtttctattggcgaggatggtgttttgcgactccagggtcgcctatgtgttcctaatagtcatggtctgagggagaggataCTAGAAGAGGcacatagtttgcggtattccattcatccgggtgcaacgaagatgtatcgtgacttgagaaaacattattggtggcggagaataaaGATGGACATATTGGG gttgaccaagtcggcgcaCTTTATTCCAATTGTGACTACTTACACTCCAGAGATATTGGCCCAGATTTACATTAGGGAGATAGTcaggttgcacggtgtgcctgtttccatcgtatcagatagaggccctcagttcacttcccactTCTGA